CGGTCTCGCTCGTCGTCGACGGCGGCGCCGATCCCGACTTCCACTTCGAGAATGCGATCCTGGTGGCCAAGGCGCTCGGTGAAGCCGGGCTGGAAAGAGTGCATGGGGATCTGTTCGTCGGCGCGACGTTCTGGATCGGCTGGGAACGCGGAACCGTCGGACGTGAGCCCGATGCGGCAAAGCGGCGCCTCGACATGGGGCAGAGGCTCGAAGCGGCGTGGAACCCCGCCCGCTGGAGCGCCGAGGACCGCGAGGCCTGGAACCAGATCGCGAGCCGGCGCCACTGGGAATCCGCCCGGCCGCCGTCGGTCGTGATCGACGGGCGCGTGCGCATCGACGACCCGCCACCGTGGCACCCGGTCGTCGTGCATCGCTCGGAGCCGCTGCTGGTTGCGCTGCGACGCTTCAACGTCTTCTCGAATAATGACATCGAAAGGCTCGATTCGTCGATCGGACCGGCCTCCGGCCTCAAGGACTTCCTCGTCCAGGCCGTCGGCCCCGAGGCCTCGGTGACCAGCTTCGAGACCTCCTCGGGCCTCAACCGCAACCGCATCACCCCGCGGCTCGTCGTCAAGCTGCTGCGATCGCTGCGTTCGTGGCTGGCGGTCCACGGCAAGAGCCCGTCGGACGTCATGCCGGTGCTCGGCTGCGGCACGAGCACATTGTCGGAGCTGTTCCCGAAGCTCGTCGCGAGCGGGGAGGCGGCCGGCCTCGTCGGCAAGACCGGCACCTTGAACCTCGAGGACGGCGGTGTCTCGGCGCTTGCCGGGTTCTTCGCGGGCGGACCCGGCCTCGTCTTCTTCGTCGCGGCGCCCGGATCGGGCGCAGAGTTGCCGCGCGCGCGCATCGTCGAGGAAGAGTGGGTGCACCGCGTGTTGCTGAAGCAGGGAGCCGCCGGGCCGCTCGTGTGCCCGGCGCCGGTGCCGACCTCCGACGAGCTCGCGCAGGTGGAGCGCGTCGCCGACGAAACCTCGCATTAAGTCGATGACTTGCACTGCGTGCAGGCGAGGTTGAGTTGCGGCCGGATTGCTGACACAGGAGCCTCTGCGGCAGGTCGATACGGCGGTCCCATCGGGCGCGCCTGCCGGCGCCGCAAGCGCCGCGACTGCCGATTCATCCCAGCGGAGGAGCCCTCGATGTCCGACCTCGTACCCGCCCACGGCGGGCATGCCGAACCCATTTCCTGCACCGTCCCCGAATCCGAGCGCGCGGCTTTTGGCGCCGCCGCCGAAAAGCTGGTCAAGGTCCCGGTTTCGGATGCCGACCTTTCCACCGTCTACCGATTCGGCGACGGCGCGCTGACGCCGCTTACCGGCCCGATGGACTCGGCGACGTTCAACCGCGTTCTCGACGAGATGGTGATCGAGCGAGGCGGGAAGAAGTACGCGTGGAGCATTCCGCTATCGCTGCCCGTCACCGCGGCCCTGGCCGCGAAGCTTTCGAAAGGCCAGACCGTGGCGCTCGTCAACTCGGCCGGCACCGTCGTTGCGACCCTCGAGATCTCCGACATCTTCGAATGGGACAAGCAGCGTTACATTTCGAAGGTCTACCTGACCGACCGCACCGATCATCCGGGCGCCGACATGGTGCTCAAGGGCGACGCCGACAAGACCCACCTTCTCGGCGGCACGATCCGCGTCCTGCCCCAGCCGAAAAATCCGAAATTCGGCCGCTACGTGCTCAGTCCGAAGGAAGTGCGCGCGCTCCTGAAGGCCCACGGCTGGAACCGGGTCGTCGCATTCCAGACCCGCAACCCGCTGCACCGCGCGCATGAATACGCGCTGGTCTACGGCCTCGAGCAGCTCATCCGCCAGGGCCACAACGCCGGTGCCTGCCTCAATCCGCTCGTCGGCGAGACCAAGGGCGACGACGTGGACGCGGAAATTCGCATGCAGACCTACGAGGCGCTGATCGCGTCGCGCGGCATCGGCGAAGGCGACAGCGATCCGTCGCTGTGGGCACCGCGCGGCGAGTCGGTTCCCGACCGCGTGATCCTGCTCGGCATGGACATCAAGATGTTCTACGGCGGCCCGCGCGAAGCGGTCATGCACGCGATCTACCGCCAGAACTTCGGCTTCACCGACATCGTGATCGGCCGCAAGCACGCCGACGCGCCGTATCACGACGGCACGGCGATCTGGGGAGACTTCGACGCCCAGGACATATTCGACAAGCTGCCCGGCGAGCTCGTGATCAAGCCGCTGAAGGTCGGCTTTGCCGCCTACTACGATTCGGCCGGCCGCGTCGACCTGATGGACAACCACAAGGACGAAAAACCGGTGTTCATCTCGGGCAAGCAGGTGCGCCAGACTCTCGTCGAGGGCAACGAAGTCGATCCTCGCATCATGAGGCCGAGCACGTCGCGAATCCTCGCGGACGCGATGTCGAAGCAGGTCGCCTAGCTACTCGACGACACGATTCATAACCTGAGCCCGCGGCCAGTCGCCGACAGCTCGCACTCGCGGCGCCGGGCATCATGACACTGCCGCTGCGGACAGGGTTTGACCCCGCTCGCAGCGGCAAGGTAGCCTTCGCTGCGTGCCGCGAGGCCGCGCCGCCCGTCGGGGTCCGGACGCGAGGCCGAGGCGCATGAAGGGGGACCTGCCATCTTGACTGCGCGCGCGCCGCTTCGGGCACGTCTGGCGATTGCGATCATCTCGTCCGTGGTGCTGCTGGTGCAGATCTGCGCCACGCGGCTGCTGTCGGCGACCGTCACCTATCACGCAGCCTTTGCGGTCCTGGCGCTGGTGATGCTGGCGCTGGCCGGCTCGGCCGTCGCGGTCTACCGGGACCGGGCGGCACGCGGATCGCTCGAGCAGACCGACCTGGGCCCCGCTGCGCGCGTCGCCATCATCGCCGGGCCCGTGATTGCCGGCACCGGGCTCGTCTACGTCCTGGCCGGCATGGTCGCCTGGCCCGCCGGATTCGGGCTCGGCGTGCACTTCCTCGTCGCGTTCGCCGGCCTCTACGCGTGCTTCCATGCCTGTGGCTACGTCGTCGCGTGGCTGCTGTCGGCGTGGCCTGAGGACGTCGGCCGCGTTTATTTCGCCGACTTGGCCGGGGCCTCGGCCGGCTGCCTGCTGGCGGTGCCCCTGCTCCAGGCGACCAGCCCCATCCAGCTTTTCTGCGTGTTCGGCGTCGCGGCGGCGGCCAGCGGCTGGCTGCTCGCCGAGGAGGCCGCGGTCGCGCGGCGCGCCGTCGTGGTCGCCGGCGTGCTTGCGGTCGTCACGGTGGTCGCCGCGACGCAGCCGACGTGGGTGCGGCTTCGCACGGCCAAGGACGAGGACCAGTCCTCGGTACTGTTCGAGCGCTGGAACCAGCTGACGCGCGTGACCGTGAGCCCCGAAGTTCCCGGCGTGCGCCAGGCCGTCGAGATGCTCGCGGCCACCGAAAGTCCTGACGCCGCCCGTGAGCAGGCGCTGCGCTGGGGTGCAGGATGGGGGATCAGTGCGGGCTGGCAGGGCCACGCGCCCGAATCCCTGTGGATCGAGCTCGACACGAGCGCCGGCACCCAGATCCTCAAGGGCGGAGGAAGCGGGCCACTGGACCGCTTCGATTCGCTGAAATGGGATGTGACCTCCGCCGCGTACTGGCTCAAACCCGGCGGCCTGCGTCGCACGTTCGTGATCGGCGGCGGCGGCGGCCGCGATTTCCTGACCTCGCTCGCCTTCGGTGCCGGCGCCGTGGACGTCGTCGAGCTGAACCCGCTGGTCGTGCGCGCGGTGCAGGACGAATTCGGCGATTTCTCCGGCCGCCCGTACACGCGCGAAGGAGTGCAGTACCGCATCGGCGACGCGCGCAGCGAGCTGTCGCGCTCCTCCCAGCATTACGACCTCATCCAGATGTCGATGATCGACACGTGGGCCGCATCGATGTCGGGAGCGCTGACGCTGTCGGAGAATGCGCTCTACACCGCCGAAGCGTTCCGCTCGTATTTCGACCACCTGGCGCCCGACGGCATTTTCTCGGTGTCGCGCTGGTACACGAACGACAACTACGCCGAGACCGCGCGTGTCGTGTCCCTGATCGGCGATGCGCTGCGGAACGCGGGGGTCGATCATCCCGAGGATCACCTGGCCGTCGTGTTCAATGCGTCTTCGTTCCACGAGAGCTGGGTCGCCAACTGCATGATGAAACGCAGCGCGTTCAGCGATGCCGACAAGGCGGTGCTGCGACAAGTGGCCGCCGAAAAGGGATTCGGAATCCTCTGGCCGGAGATCGACGGCGTCACGGTGCACCAGAAGTTCGACGTCGGTGCGCTCGTGCGGGGCCAGGACGCCGCGTTGCACAGCGAAGGCTTCGACCTGACGCCGCCGACCGACGATCGTCCGTTCTTCTTCTACATCCCCCATACGCCCAATGCGCAGGCCGTCTCGGCGCTGTTCGCGTTCCTGCTGCTCGTCGTCGTGGTCGTCGGGCGCGTCCTCGTGTTCGCTCCGCTGGCAGAGATCGAGGCGGCCCGTCCGGTCGAGCAGCGCACCAGCCTGGCCTCCACGCTGCCGGAAACCGCGTATTTCGCGGCGCTCGGATTGTCGTTCATGGGCGTCGAGCTCGGCGTGCTCCAGCGTTACATCGTGTTCCTCGGGCATCCGACGTACGCGCTCTCGGTCGTGCTGTTCTCGCTGCTCCTGTCGACGGCGCTCGGAAGCCTTCTCGTCTCGTCGCGGCCGAACGTTGCGCGCGCCGCGTTCCCGGCGTTGCTCATTGCGCTCGCGCTCACGGTGTTTGCGGTGCCGCCGCTGCTCGAGAGCTGGTACGGCTGGAGCCTTGCGGCGCGCGTGGTGGCAGCAGGCGCTCTCATCGTGCCTCTCGGCATCTGCATGGGTACGGCGTGGCCGTCGGGCGTCGCGGCCCTCGCCGCAGGCGGACGCGACCGGCTCGTTCCGTGGATGTGGGCCGTCAACGGCCTGGCCGGAACGCTGGCATCGATCCTCGGGATGCTGGTCGCGATGCGCTGGGGATACACGGTGCTGCTGCTGCTGGCGACGTTCGGCTATGCGGGCGCCTGGGTCGCGCGCGCGCGCATGGCTCGCCGCATTTCGCCGGCGGCTTCAACCTGAAGCTCAGGCTGGCGCCGCAGCGGCGGCTTCGCGGCAGGCCGATACCGACCACGCGAACAGCGCCGCGAGCACGAGGAAAAGCGGCTGGATTCCGAGAGTCGGTGCCCATTCCCACAGCGGATATCCGACGTACACTGCCGCGAGCGCGATCCGAGCCGCCAGCGAAGGGGAACGGTCGCGGGCGAGCCCGTGCTCGACGAGCAGCGCGACCGGAAGCACCAACAGCGCGGCGTCATAGTACTGCTCGTGAGGGCTGGCGAGCATCGTTCCGGTGACGGCCAGCGCCGTCCACGCGGGAGCTCCCTCGCGAGCCAGCGCGCGGTAGCGCCACCACAGCGCGACGATGGCGACAACGCCGAGGACGGCGAGAACCGTGTCGAGCGGGCTCGGAAACAGGAAATCGGCCGTTCTCACCCACGAAAAATGCTCGGCGAGGTTTTCGCGAAGCTCTGCCGGGCGGTAGATGCGCAGGAAGTCGAGCATCTGTGCGGGCCACGCCAGTCCGCACACCAGCGTGCCGGCGAGCCAGTGCGCCGCGGCCACGGCGCCTGCTCCGGCAAGCGCTCTCCAGCACCCGCCGACGAGAAGCGCTGCACCGATGCCGACAGCGTACTGCGGTTTGTAGCTCAGCAGGCCGAGCGCGAGCGCGACGCCGGCGGTGCTGCCGCGGCGAAGCGACGCGGCAAGCGCGGCAAGGAGCGCGAAACTGATCGGCGTGTTCTGGCCGCCGAACGTCGTCTGCAGCATCGGCTGGAAGCTCGCGATCGCGAAAACCAGCGTCCACGTTCCCCACGCCCGCGCGCGAATTGCCGGAAGCACGCGCAGCAGCATCGCGAGCCCGGCGGCGAGCGCCATCGCGCACGCCACGATGAACACGAGGAAGCCGCGCACGTAGCCGAGAACGACGAGCGGAGAGAGCAGCAGCGCCAGCAGCGGAGGATTCAGGTACGGTTGCAGCTCGGGCGAAGCACCGCCGAGGATGCGCGCCTGCAGCTCCCGCTGCGCGGCGATTTCGTAGAGAGCGGTGCCGTGGCCGTCGTGGATCATTGTCGCGCCGGTCCAGAAGGCGAGGAAATCACCGGTGCCCGTCTCGATGTTCCCGTGCGACGGAGCAGCGAGCGTCGCGATATGGCCCGCGACGACGACGACGAGTAGCGCGAGCATCAGCGCGGCAACTGCCGTCGCAAGCGGAGGCCGCGTCACGCGGTCGAGCGCGGAGCGAAGGTCGGCGAGCGCACCTCGGCCGACGCCGCGCTCCCGCAATGCGGTCGTCGCTGGGTCCGCGTCGCTCAACGCCGGCGCCTCCGGCGAAGGTCGCGCCAGATCAGCGCGAGCTCGAGCCCGCTCCTCCACGAATCCGACAGCGTCAGCTTGGAGCCGGCCACGTCGTGCCACACCTCGAGCGGGACCTCGACGAGCGAGGACGCGGCGACCGGCGCGACGGCGGGAGCGCCGGCCAGCAGGCGCCCGAGAAGCTCGACGTCGAAGGCCCAGCGCGACAGGAACGGCTCGGCCAGCGCTGCGCGCAGAGCTTCGGAGTTGCGAAAAACCTTCGCGCCGCACTGGGTGTCGTAGTACGTCGTGCCGATCGCCAGCGACGCGAACGTCGAGAAGACGCGGCCGGCGTAGTGCCGGGCGGCCGAGCGCCGGATGTCGCGTCCGGCCAGCGCGATGCGCGCTCCCGTCGCGGCTTCGGCGCGGCGTGCCTCGAATACTTGAAGGATCCGTCGCAGCTCGGCGACGGGAGTAGCCAGGTCGGCATCGAGAAAGCCGACGGCAGAGGCCCCTTCGTGGCAGGCCGCGAGCATGTGGCGCCGCACCGTCTCGGCCTTGCCGAGATTGCGGCCGTTGGAGACCGCGACGACCCTGCCGGCGGAGTCGGCTGCGATTTTCGCGAAAACATCGGCGGTGCGGTCCCGCGAGCCATCATCGGCAAGGTGCACGTCGACCGTCTCGGCAAGACGCAGGATTTCGCCGGGGTCGAGGCGCTCCGCCTCGTCATAACAGGGGACGACGATGACGGGACGAGCCACGGCCCCCCGAGTATGCCAGAGGTCGCCGGCAAATGCGGGACCGCTGCGCAAATCCCGCGTGCCCGGCCGCCGAAAACGTCCTGTCCGGGGTTTTCCGGCTACTGCCGGAGAATGCGGGACCACTATGGATTTCGCTCCGGCGTCGCGGTCGATGCACCTGGGCCTGCGCGAAACCCGCAGCGGCACGTCGATGGCGGTGGCAAGGACTGCCGCCCCGATCCAGAGTTGCCGGCAGCTACGTGGGAGGCGCGGGGAAGACGGAGTCCGGCGGCGGGGCCGGTCTGACAGCATGGGCGGCGGCCTCGTCCGTCGCGCTGCTGGCAGCCCTGGCGTGGCCTGCGCTGGCGGGGCGCGTGTACGCAGGAGACGACCTCGGCGCCTTCCACCTGCCGCTTCGGTGGTTCTACTGGAACGCGCTGAGGAACGGCGACGCCTTCGACTGGCTGCCGGGCCTGTTCTGCGGGTTCTACCTGACCGGAGAAGGGCAGGCGGGCACCTGGCACCCGCTGCACCTGCTGCTGTACCGCTGGCTCGACTTCCCGGTCGCGTTCAACCTCGAAGTCTTCGCGAGCTATCCGCTGATGTTCGCGGGCATGGTGGTGCTGCTGCTTCGGCCCGGCCTCGGCATCGATCCGCGGCCGGGCCCGGCGCGGGCACCGCTTTACGCCGCGCTCTTCGGCGCGATGACCTTCACGTTCTCGGCGTCGTGCATGATGCATTTCATGCACGTCAACGGCATCGCCGTCGTCGCGCATCTTCCGTGGCTGCTGCTCGCGATCGATATCGGGGTTCGCGACGAAGGACGTCGTCGCCGCCGTCTCGCGTGGTGCGCCGCCGCCATGCTCGTCGCGTCGCAATGCCTGTGCGGGCATCCGCAGTACGTATGGATCTGCGCCGTTGCCGCAACGGCGTGGGCATCGATGGCCGGCGTGCTTCTGGAGGGATCGACGCGGCGTGGATGGCGCGAGTGGAAAGGAATCGCGTATTTTGCCGCTGCCGCGGCGCTCGGTGCGCTGATCGGCTCCGTACAGCTCCTTCCGACGTGGGATCATCTCGGGCATTCGCAGCGGTTGCAGTGGGACGATGCGGCCAACGTCGCACCGCTGCACCCGGTCAATCTTGCCCAGCTCGTCGGGCCGTACCTGTTTCGCGACCGCGTCGACACCGTCAACACCGCCGAGTTCGCCGCGTATGCCGGCGCGGTTCCACTGCTGCTGGTGTTCTGGATGTTCGTGCAGGAGGCCGAGACCGGCGGGCGGCGCCGCGCAACGACCGCAATCGGGATCTTCGGGGTCGTCGCATTCGTGATGGCCCTCGGACACTACGGCGGCCTCTACACGCTGCAGACGTACTTGCCGGTCGTGGGATCGTTTCGCGCGTCGGCCCGCTACCTTCTGCTCGTGCACCTTGCCATCGCGATGCTTGCTGCCGCGGCGCTCGCACGTCTGGCCGCGTGGAGCCCCGGCACTGCGAAGGCGCGCAGCGACGTCGGCTGGAAGCTCGCACTGTTCAGCGCCGCAGTCGCGCTCGAGCTGCACGTGACGATGGATGCCGGGCGCGTCGGCACGGTGGCCGGAGCGCTGGTCGGCCCCGCGCTGCTGTCGCTCGCAGCCGTTCTGCTCGCTGCCGCGCTGCGGGGATGGCGACCGGCCCTCGCGCTGCTCGTCGTGCTCACTGCCGCCGATCTCGGCAGCTACGGGATGAGCTTTCTGGTGTGGCCGGCCTCCGCCCCGCTCGAAGAACTGTTGGCCGGACTGCCGACGGCGTCGGGCACCGGTCGCATCGCGACGCTGCAGCCGCAGGCGACGGGCAGCTACACCGGCAATGCGCTGCTGATGCGCGGCTGGCATCTCTCGGACGGCTACGCGGCACTGATGCCGGCCAGCGTGCTTCCCGCGGGCAATCTCGGGACGTTGCGCCTGCAAGCGGTCGAGAAGGTCTGGAGAATGCCCGGCCCGATGCCGATCGAGGGGCTGCGACCGCTGGATTCGCGCTGGTACGCCGTGCCGGACCCGATGCCGCGAGTGCGCCTGGCATCGAGAGCCGTCGTCAGCACGGATCCCGCGACCGACCTGGAGGCGCTGCCGGCAGCGGAGGCGGCGCAGACGGCTTTCGTGGCGCAACCTGTCGACGTCGGTGGCACCGTTGGCAAGGCCGAGTTGCTGCGCGACCGTCCCGGTGACATCGAGGTCCGCGCGGACGCGCCCCACCAACAGCTCCTCGTCGTCGCCGAGCGCTTCCACGAAGGCTGGAAGGCGCGGGTGGACGGCCGGGCGACCTCCTCGCTTCGTGTCGACGGTGACATGCTCGGCGTGCTCGTGCCCGAAGGCCGGTCGGACGTAAGCCTGGTCTTCGATCCGGACAGCCTGCGCTACGGCAAGCTGCTGTCTTGTGCCGGCCTCGCGCTCTGGTCGCTGATGTTCGTCGCCGCGCTGCGCTGCCCACGCGAGCAGCGCGCGCGATCGGCCGGGGAAGCGGCGTGAAAGCGTGGAAGAACATCGTGACGACCGACGTCGTCGTGTTCGTCGTGCTTTTCCTTGCGCTGATGGCGGTAGGGCCGTCGTCGCTGATGCACGACCCCGGCGTGTTCTGGCATCTTCGCGTCGGCAATCACGTGCTCGAGACCGGCACGCTGATCCGCACCGACACGTTCAGCTCGACGTTCCCCGGCAAGCAGTGGCTCGCGCACGCGTGGCTCTTCGACATCGTGCAGGCGCTCATTCAGAGGATCGACGGCTTCGATACCCTGCTGCTGGCGACGGCGGCATCGCTTGCCGCGCTTTACGCGTGGGTCACGCGTCGCCTTCTCCACGCAAGATTGCAGCCGGAAGCCGCGATCCTCGTGGTGACGTTCACCGTCGCCGCGACGGCGTACCAGTTCCAGCCCCGTCCGCTCGTCGTCACGTTCGCGATCTTCGGATGGATGTACGCGCGGCTGGTCGATTTCGAAGCCGGTCGCATCCCGCTTGTCCGCATGTTCTGGCTCGTGCCGGCGATCGTCGTGTGGGCGAACGTGCACGGCGCCGTCGTCGGCGGCGTGGCCACGATCGCGATCTGCGCCGCGGGCTGGACGCTAGCGCCGCTTCTCGGCTGGCCTTCGCCGATTTCGTCGCTTCGAAGCCTGGCGGCCGTATGCGGCCTGGTGGCGGCGTGCATCGCGGCGCTGTTCGTCAATCCGTACGGGCCGCTTGGCAGCGGACTGGTGCGCCAATGGTTCTCGGTCGTCAGCTCGCCGGAAATTGCGCGCCTGATGATGGAACACGCTCCGGTCA
The Candidatus Binatia bacterium DNA segment above includes these coding regions:
- a CDS encoding D-alanyl-D-alanine carboxypeptidase, with protein sequence MTRAGEGTLSGLARTAATKALRIVVLAAVVAWVPACSAMSADYVMPLVWHVESDDGRVIDSSHPDQAINPASVTKLATSLRALETLGAEHRFTTTFAVAPVGGSGKGAVSLVVDGGADPDFHFENAILVAKALGEAGLERVHGDLFVGATFWIGWERGTVGREPDAAKRRLDMGQRLEAAWNPARWSAEDREAWNQIASRRHWESARPPSVVIDGRVRIDDPPPWHPVVVHRSEPLLVALRRFNVFSNNDIERLDSSIGPASGLKDFLVQAVGPEASVTSFETSSGLNRNRITPRLVVKLLRSLRSWLAVHGKSPSDVMPVLGCGTSTLSELFPKLVASGEAAGLVGKTGTLNLEDGGVSALAGFFAGGPGLVFFVAAPGSGAELPRARIVEEEWVHRVLLKQGAAGPLVCPAPVPTSDELAQVERVADETSH
- a CDS encoding sulfate adenylyltransferase translates to MSDLVPAHGGHAEPISCTVPESERAAFGAAAEKLVKVPVSDADLSTVYRFGDGALTPLTGPMDSATFNRVLDEMVIERGGKKYAWSIPLSLPVTAALAAKLSKGQTVALVNSAGTVVATLEISDIFEWDKQRYISKVYLTDRTDHPGADMVLKGDADKTHLLGGTIRVLPQPKNPKFGRYVLSPKEVRALLKAHGWNRVVAFQTRNPLHRAHEYALVYGLEQLIRQGHNAGACLNPLVGETKGDDVDAEIRMQTYEALIASRGIGEGDSDPSLWAPRGESVPDRVILLGMDIKMFYGGPREAVMHAIYRQNFGFTDIVIGRKHADAPYHDGTAIWGDFDAQDIFDKLPGELVIKPLKVGFAAYYDSAGRVDLMDNHKDEKPVFISGKQVRQTLVEGNEVDPRIMRPSTSRILADAMSKQVA
- a CDS encoding glycosyltransferase family 87 protein gives rise to the protein MSDADPATTALRERGVGRGALADLRSALDRVTRPPLATAVAALMLALLVVVVAGHIATLAAPSHGNIETGTGDFLAFWTGATMIHDGHGTALYEIAAQRELQARILGGASPELQPYLNPPLLALLLSPLVVLGYVRGFLVFIVACAMALAAGLAMLLRVLPAIRARAWGTWTLVFAIASFQPMLQTTFGGQNTPISFALLAALAASLRRGSTAGVALALGLLSYKPQYAVGIGAALLVGGCWRALAGAGAVAAAHWLAGTLVCGLAWPAQMLDFLRIYRPAELRENLAEHFSWVRTADFLFPSPLDTVLAVLGVVAIVALWWRYRALAREGAPAWTALAVTGTMLASPHEQYYDAALLVLPVALLVEHGLARDRSPSLAARIALAAVYVGYPLWEWAPTLGIQPLFLVLAALFAWSVSACREAAAAAPA
- a CDS encoding glycosyltransferase, which encodes MARPVIVVPCYDEAERLDPGEILRLAETVDVHLADDGSRDRTADVFAKIAADSAGRVVAVSNGRNLGKAETVRRHMLAACHEGASAVGFLDADLATPVAELRRILQVFEARRAEAATGARIALAGRDIRRSAARHYAGRVFSTFASLAIGTTYYDTQCGAKVFRNSEALRAALAEPFLSRWAFDVELLGRLLAGAPAVAPVAASSLVEVPLEVWHDVAGSKLTLSDSWRSGLELALIWRDLRRRRRR